The proteins below are encoded in one region of Limnochorda pilosa:
- a CDS encoding Gfo/Idh/MocA family protein, with amino-acid sequence MQKLRVGIVGTGMAFEKLHLPAYRKLQDRFEITALCDADRFKAERWAGNLGLAASAVEDDAVALARRPDVDVVDIMVPIEANYPVTEAVASVIAGTRKAILAEKPLAATPDQLDGARTLAQRFDVPILVAENYRYSEEMDRIRDLVRQERVGPAVYFIQNRVSDFPARMWANHFAGRDWRQHPDFPGGQILDTALHDLAGLRHVFGPIHQVQAFGVPQDDDFSPYAVLQANLLFTSGLTGHFTFFGAGKETQRPLIGLRIFGTHGEIFLEERWAGTINVAHYDGTSEQIPYEPAKGYTNELLNLHKALTGQEAISVPPELEVGDVATVFALIRSARERRVVTLDEARVYQPA; translated from the coding sequence ATGCAGAAGCTGCGTGTGGGGATCGTGGGAACGGGCATGGCCTTCGAGAAGCTGCACCTGCCCGCCTACCGGAAGCTGCAGGACCGTTTCGAGATCACAGCCCTCTGCGACGCGGACCGCTTCAAGGCGGAGCGCTGGGCAGGCAACCTGGGCCTCGCCGCCTCGGCCGTGGAGGACGATGCCGTCGCCCTGGCCCGCCGGCCGGACGTGGACGTGGTGGACATCATGGTGCCCATCGAGGCCAACTACCCCGTGACCGAGGCCGTGGCATCGGTCATCGCCGGCACCCGCAAGGCGATCCTGGCCGAGAAGCCGCTGGCCGCCACCCCCGACCAGCTCGACGGGGCACGCACCCTGGCGCAGCGCTTCGACGTGCCCATCCTGGTGGCCGAGAACTACCGCTACAGCGAGGAGATGGACCGCATCCGCGACCTGGTGCGCCAGGAGCGGGTCGGACCCGCCGTCTACTTCATCCAGAACCGGGTGAGCGACTTCCCGGCGCGGATGTGGGCCAATCACTTCGCCGGGCGCGACTGGCGGCAGCACCCCGACTTCCCCGGCGGCCAGATCCTCGACACGGCCCTCCACGACCTGGCGGGGCTCCGGCACGTCTTCGGGCCCATCCACCAGGTCCAGGCCTTCGGGGTGCCTCAGGACGACGACTTCTCACCCTACGCCGTCCTGCAGGCGAACCTCCTCTTCACCAGCGGCCTCACGGGCCACTTCACCTTCTTCGGCGCGGGCAAGGAGACGCAGCGGCCCCTGATCGGCCTCCGGATCTTCGGGACCCACGGCGAGATCTTCCTGGAGGAGCGCTGGGCGGGCACCATCAACGTGGCCCACTACGACGGCACCTCCGAGCAGATCCCCTACGAGCCCGCCAAGGGGTATACCAACGAGCTCCTCAACCTGCACAAGGCCCTCACCGGGCAGGAGGCCATCTCCGTGCCGCCCGAGCTGGAGGTGGGCGACGTGGCCACCGTCTTCGCCCTGATCCGCTCGGCCCGGGAGCGACGGGTGGTCACCCTGGATGAGGCCCGGGTCTACCAGCCCGCGTGA
- a CDS encoding aldo/keto reductase: METKSLGAGARVARIGIGTWGMGEDPARAADEVRAIQAAVDLGLTLIDTAEMYGEGGAEEVVGRAIASVRERVFLVTKVYPWNASYRGILQAAERSLRRLETDVIDLYLLHWAGEHPIEETMRGMEELVDRGWVRFAGVSNLAVPEMEAAREALTRVPLACNQLLYHLEDRSIERRELPYCLMEGVGVMAYSPFGHGHFPEPGSAKHDLLASIGARYGKTPRQVALNWLTRRPHVVAIPKAVSPAHLEENAGAAGWDLTAEDAAAIDRAFPLPEDDGTLHML; encoded by the coding sequence ATGGAGACGAAGAGCCTGGGCGCGGGGGCCCGGGTGGCCCGGATCGGCATCGGGACGTGGGGCATGGGCGAGGATCCGGCGCGGGCGGCGGACGAGGTGCGGGCCATCCAGGCGGCCGTCGACCTGGGCCTTACCCTGATTGACACCGCGGAGATGTACGGGGAAGGGGGCGCCGAGGAGGTGGTGGGCCGCGCCATCGCTTCCGTCCGTGAGCGGGTCTTCCTGGTCACCAAGGTCTACCCGTGGAACGCCTCCTACCGGGGGATCCTGCAGGCTGCCGAGCGGAGCCTGCGCCGCCTCGAGACCGACGTGATCGACCTCTACCTTCTCCACTGGGCGGGCGAGCATCCCATCGAGGAGACCATGCGCGGGATGGAGGAGCTGGTGGACCGGGGTTGGGTGCGCTTCGCCGGGGTGAGCAACCTGGCGGTCCCCGAGATGGAGGCGGCCCGGGAAGCGCTCACCCGGGTGCCGCTGGCCTGCAACCAGCTCCTCTACCACCTGGAGGATCGCAGCATCGAGCGGCGCGAGCTGCCTTACTGCCTGATGGAGGGGGTGGGGGTGATGGCCTACTCGCCCTTCGGCCACGGGCACTTCCCCGAGCCCGGTTCGGCGAAACACGACCTCCTGGCCTCCATCGGTGCCCGGTACGGCAAGACGCCCCGGCAGGTGGCGCTCAACTGGCTCACCCGCCGGCCTCACGTGGTGGCCATCCCCAAGGCGGTGAGCCCGGCCCACCTGGAAGAGAACGCCGGCGCGGCCGGCTGGGACCTGACCGCTGAGGACGCCGCGGCCATCGACCGGGCCTTCCCCCTGCCCGAGGACGACGGGACCCTGCACATGCTGTGA